One part of the Gossypium raimondii isolate GPD5lz chromosome 1, ASM2569854v1, whole genome shotgun sequence genome encodes these proteins:
- the LOC105785724 gene encoding myb-related protein 308 — protein sequence MRKPCCDKRDTNKGAWSMQEDEKLLNYIRKNGEAGCWRTLPQAAGLLRCGKSCRLRWINYLRPDVKRGNFGEDEDDLIIKLHALLGNRWSLIAGRLPGRTDNEVKNYWNSHLRRKLINMGIDPNKHSLTRHNRPHHNSNTNTSASATLISSASKLPKSHKCIAPPNNKPWRDNDQASDAASCLLEDEDDDNLPCSTTQYQLPDLNLELTISVSAPTAKLEQHIHQIQEPNHKQCSNISSDLRFSPTPTLLLFH from the exons ATGAGGAAGCCTTGTTGCGATAAGCGAGACACCAATAAAGGGGCATGGTCCATGCAAGAAGACGAGAAGCTCCTAAATTACATTCGAAAAAACGGTGAAGCTGGTTGCTGGCGCACTCTTCCTCAGGCTGCTG GGCTCCTTCGGTGTGGTAAAAGTTGTAGGCTGAGATGGATAAACTATCTAAGGCCTGACGTTAAAAGAGGAAACTTTGGTGAAGATGAAGACGACCTTATTATCAAGCTTCACGCACTCTTAGGCAATCG GTGGTCGTTGATAGCTGGAAGATTGCCTGGACGTACCGACAATGAAGTGAAGAATTATTGGAACTCACATTTACGAAGGAAGCTCATAAACATGGGCATCGATCCAAATAAGCATAGCTTGACCCGCCACAACCGCCCACATCATAATTCCAATACTAACACCAGTGCAAGTGCAACATTAATATCATCTGCTTCAAAACTCCCAAAGTCCCATAAATGCATTGCACCGCCCAACAACAAACCCTGGCGCGACAACGATCAAGCTTCCGATGCCGCAAGTTGCTTGTTggaagatgaagatgatgataatcTGCCATGCAGTACTACTCAATATCAGCTGCCTGATCTGAACCTAGAGTTGACTATCAGTGTTTCAGCTCCTACGGCTAAACTTGAACAACATATTCATCAGATTCAGGAACCAAACCACAAACAATGCTCCAACATATCAAGTGACCTACGCTTCTCCCCCACTCCcactcttcttctttttcactaG